The following are encoded in a window of Borrelia puertoricensis genomic DNA:
- a CDS encoding DUF261 family protein: MRSKIFMIFYDFAYKALKDYFIKKHKSELLEGAVSLEDSSYQVCEKIKEVEKHRLVVPFQYNFKDQNVAICKFGCYFLCILFIAFVVKEIKDKVEKYFDKFEVDLLFKSLATAGCLKDVNSYVLDPNLIFKHLGVSEDIHYLNVHYSPTHYEPDNCDILVGKYKENDLYHFVILDNDLSSVIWDSLGSSKAVSNGVLESLRVFKLIDASLSFDIRQRLALYSEQFRNV; encoded by the coding sequence ATGAGAAGTAAAATTTTTATGATTTTTTATGATTTTGCATACAAAGCTTTGAAAGATTACTTCATTAAAAAGCATAAATCAGAATTGCTTGAAGGTGCTGTGTCTTTAGAAGATTCGTCTTACCAAGTTTGTGAAAAAATAAAAGAAGTAGAAAAACATAGATTAGTAGTTCCATTTCAATATAATTTCAAAGACCAAAACGTTGCTATTTGCAAATTTGGATGTTATTTTTTATGCATTTTGTTTATTGCATTTGTAGTTAAAGAAATCAAAGATAAAGTTGAGAAATATTTCGATAAGTTTGAAGTCGATTTACTCTTTAAAAGCCTTGCAACTGCTGGCTGTTTAAAAGATGTCAATTCATACGTTCTTGATCCAAATTTAATATTTAAGCATCTTGGAGTTAGTGAGGATATTCATTATCTGAATGTCCATTATTCCCCTACTCATTATGAGCCTGATAATTGTGATATTTTAGTTGGCAAATACAAAGAGAATGATTTATACCATTTTGTAATTCTTGATAATGATTTAAGTTCTGTTATTTGGGACTCACTTGGCAGTTCTAAAGCTGTAAGTAATGGCGTACTTGAGTCTTTAAGGGTATTTAAGCTTATTGATGCGTCTCTTAGTTTTGATATTAGGCAAAGACTTGCTCTCTATAGTGAGCAGTTTAGAAATGTGTAA